TGCCCGCGCTCAAGACCTTCGGTGTCACGGCGGTGGGGGACCAGCGCATCGTCGACGCCGGCGATCAGATCGTGACCGCGGCGGGGGTGTCCGCGGGCATCGACCTGGCGATGTGGCTGGCGGGGCAGATCGCCGGTGAGTCGAAGGCCAAGGCCATCCAGCTCGGCATCGAATACGACCCGCAACCGCCCTTCGATTCCGGTCACGTTTCCAAGGCGTCCGCGGCGACCAAGGCCGCGGCCACCGCCCTGCTGTCGAAGGACGTGATGAAACCGGCCCTGCTCAAGGCGAGCACGCTGATGCTGTGGGATCAGGCGGTCCGGAAAGTGCGCGGGCGCCACAGCGCGTGAGCGCTCAGACAGCCAGAGCGCGTGAGCGCTCAGGCGGCGGAGGGCCTGAAGTAGGGTCGGCCGGGTGAACCTGGCTTATGACGACCGAGGCAAGGGCGATGCGGTGCTGTTGATCGCCGGCCGTGGCGGCGCCGGCCGGACCTGGCACCTGCATCAGGTACCTGCGCTGCAGCGGGCCGGCTACCGCGTCATCACCTTCGACAATCGTGGGATCGGCGCCACCGAGAACGCCGAGGGGTTCGGAACCGAGCAGATGGTGGCCGACACCGCCGAACTGATCGAGAAGCTCGACGCCGCCCCCGCGCACATCGTGGGTGTGTCGATGGGCTCGTTCATCGCCCAGGAACTGATGCTCGCCCGTCCTGAACTGGTGCGATCGGCGGTGTTGATGGCCACCCGCGGCCGTCACGACCGGGCGCGCGAGTTCTTCCGCACCGCCGAGCGCGACCTTGCGGCCTCGGGCGTTCAGCTGCCGCCGACGTTCGACGCCAAGCTCCGGATGATGGAGAGCTTCTCGCCCAAGACCCTGAACGACGACCGCCTGGTGCGCGACTGGAGCGAGATGTTCACCATGTGGCCCACGAAGCAGACGCCGGGGTTGCTCGCCCAGTCCGACGCCGCTCCGCAGGGCAACCGGCTCCCGGCCTATCAGGCCATCACCGCGCCGGTGCTGGTGATCGGTTTCGCCGACGACGT
The genomic region above belongs to Mycolicibacterium sp. HK-90 and contains:
- a CDS encoding alpha/beta fold hydrolase, whose protein sequence is MNLAYDDRGKGDAVLLIAGRGGAGRTWHLHQVPALQRAGYRVITFDNRGIGATENAEGFGTEQMVADTAELIEKLDAAPAHIVGVSMGSFIAQELMLARPELVRSAVLMATRGRHDRAREFFRTAERDLAASGVQLPPTFDAKLRMMESFSPKTLNDDRLVRDWSEMFTMWPTKQTPGLLAQSDAAPQGNRLPAYQAITAPVLVIGFADDVVLPPHLGREVADAIPTARYLEIADTGHLGFIERPEAVNTALLEFLGEQH